The following proteins are encoded in a genomic region of Ornithodoros turicata isolate Travis chromosome 6, ASM3712646v1, whole genome shotgun sequence:
- the LOC135396597 gene encoding uncharacterized protein LOC135396597 yields MAKHRRLCADVNEIILEFCEPGKHFVEFTKIQYKQQYNYVVALDTKSVLTPSGVGMQRHVTSSFCAVLVRTHDSKVMRIRTHHGEDSARQCVRALMEMRDEMIALNACPAEMVLNDEQRARHRAATHCAYCEREFAQDLPRVRHHDHSKRCTAGETNYIATLCNPCNLACTTREKLPIMVHNLAYDLAGLLREFHLLEWKRAPFIVASSMEKIRSFEIGTFLFRDTMQYLNSSLGELVETVKSMGGAEAFQCLKQVFGDDYEILLRKGVFPYSHVSSFAVYDELALPAKSAFRNDLTGEDISDEDYQYALHVFERFGCSNLRDYNALYLKTDALLHADVMQHFRRLCYDARGLELLHCVSLASYSWQCALNYTRAKLELIIDEDMYRTIESGVRGGLCQASRRHLRANNPLCSGYDPDKEEVYISYIDCNNLYGFSMIKHLPVGDFEWVEDFSSVDFMRHPTDSDVGYVYVCDLEYPKSIHALTRYFPLAPEKAVVPKEWLSPFQRGLLEELMYQPANSKKLLLTCKDKVGYVVHYALLALYCRLGMRVTKIHRILKFRQAPFLRPYIEDNVARRVASSTTFEKNFYKISNNAVFGRTLLNKFNMRDIRVAFDEETASRLGSRAECARMEILSPDCVMYEMRKRKVRCDFPLQIGFTILELSKLTMYSFYYETLLSKLTCPVITCYFDTDSLILGLFCKDYEDQLRAIADEHLDLSSFDRDHPLYSERNRGRLGAFKSETGSIPIEEVICLKAKMYSIKLAGGKQIARAKGVKKNIVRKHLLHDTYRDTLFKHDSVSHEQVSIVGKKQCMYTIRNVKRSLMAYDDKRYLYNDVDSYPYGSCEYDNAEDE; encoded by the exons atggcgaaacatcgtcgcctgtgcgcggacgtaaacgaaatcatattggaattttgcgaaccgggcaaacactttgtagaatttactaaaattcagtacaagcagcagtataactacgtcgtcgcgttggacacgaaGAGCGTACTcacgcccagtggtgttggcatgcagcgtcacgtcacctcgagcttctgtgccgtgctcgtgcgcacccacgactcgaaggtgatgcgcatcaggacgcaccatggtgaagattccgcgaggcagtgcgtcagagctcTGATGGAAATGCGagatgagatgatcgccctgaacgcttgccccgccgaaatggtgctgaatgacgAGCAACGTGcgcggcacagagctgccacccactgcgcgtactgcgagcgggagttcgcgcaagatctaccccgtgtccggcaccacgaccattccaagcgttgtactgctggcgagacaaattacatcgcgacgctgtgcaacccctgtaacttggcgtgcacgacgcgggaaaaactgcccatcatggtgcacaatctggcctacgatttggccggactactgcgggaatttcaccttctcgagtggaagcgagctcccttcatcgtggccagttccatggaaaaaatccgatcgttcgaaattggcaccttcctattcagagataccatgcagtacctaaattcgtcgctgggagagctcgtggaaaccgtcaaatccatggggggcgcagaggcgttccaatgcctgaagcaggtatttggagacgactacgaaattttgcttcgtaaaggtgtattcccgtacagccacgttagctcgttcgcggtctacgacgaattggctctgccggcaaaatccgccttccgaaacgatctgacgggggaggatataagcgacgaagactatcagtacgcgctgcacgtatttgaacgttttggatgctcgaatctgagggattataatgcattgtacctgaaaacggatgccctgttacatgctgacgtaatgcagcacttccggcgcctgtgctacgacgcgcgcggattggaattgcttcattgcgtttcgctggcatcctattcgtggcaatgcgctctaaattacacgcgggcaaaattggagctgatcatcgacgaggacatgtaccggaccatcgaatcgggtgttagaggcggactctgtcaggcgagcaggcgtcatttacgggctaacaacccgctgtgcagtggctacgatcccgataaagaggaggtgtacatatcgtacatagattgcaacaatctttacgggttcagtatgataaagcacctccccgtcggcgatttcgaatgggtcgaggattttagctccgtggattttatgcgtcatcccacggattcggacgtgggatacgtgtacgtgtgcgatttggagtatccaaaatctatccacgcgctgacgcggtacttccccctggctcccgagaaggcagtcgttccgaaggaatggctctcaccattccagcgggggctcctcgaagagttaatgtatcaaccggcgaacagcaaaaagctgctgctcacgtgcaaggacaaggtcgggtacgtcgttcattacgcgctgctcgcgctctattgtagattgggcatgcgcgtgacgaaaattcacagaattctaaaatttcgtcaggcaccattcctgcgtccctacattgaggacaatgttgccagacgcgtcgcatcgagcacgacgttcgagaaaaatttctataaaatctcaaataatgcggtcttcgggcgtacgttgctaaataaatttaatatgcgagacattcgagtggccttcgatgaggagacggcgagtcgcctcgggagtcgggcggaatgcgcgcgaatggaaattttgtcccccgattgcgtcatgtacgaaatgcgcaaaagaaaagtgcgatgtgatttccccctgcagattggcttcacgattttagaactgagtaagttaaccatgtactcgttctactatgaaaccctgctgagtaagctcacttgtccggtgattacctgctactttgacacggattctctgatcctcggcctattctgcaaggactacgaagatcagttacgtgcgatcgccgacgagcatttagacttgtcttccttcgatcgtgaccatccactgtacagcgagaggaatcgcggtagacttggcgcgttcaaaagtgaaacgggtagcatacccattgaggaagtaatatgcctgaaagctaaaatgtactccatcaaattagccgggggaaaacaaattgcaagagctaaaggggtcaaaaagaacattgtgcgcaaacacctcctccatgatacgtaccgcgataccctattcaagcacgacagcgtatcgcacgaacaggtgtcaatagtgggaaagaaacagtgcatgtacaccatcagaaatgtgaagagaagtctgatggcgtacgacgacaaacgatatctctacaatgacgtggactcctacccgtacggaagctgcgaatatg ataatgcagaggatgagtag